The Castor canadensis chromosome 12, mCasCan1.hap1v2, whole genome shotgun sequence genome contains the following window.
CCCCAGAATTCCTGCTGCTTCatgcctttctctgccatgtgtTCCACCCCTCCGCCCCACAGGCCTCCTCCCAGCCCATCAGGAACCATCACTGCAGCCTATGGCCAGCCGCAGAACCACTCCATCCCTGTCTACGAAATGAAGTTTCCCGATCTGTGCGTGTACTGAATTCCAAAAGATGGAGGACCTCAAAGGAATGGGTTTTGAGGGAGGACTTGCCCTCACACTCACCTCTACCATGTGGAAATTCAGCTGGATCTCTGACACCTTGGATGATAGCGCCTTTCCAGCTAAGCAAAGGTGGAGCTCCCAGGCCTCCTCTGGTCCTTCATtgctctcctgcctcctcctcatcATCCCTGACGGAGCTCCAGCCACCAGCCTTCTGGGGCCAATAAGCATCTCATCTGCACCTTCTGTTTTGTGTCATCCAGGGACATAGAGTCATGGGGTATCTCCAGAGGGAAGTTGAGAGGCCTAGAAATTTCCCATCTGGTATGTTGGATGAATGGCTGCCATTGGGGTTACATCTATGAGGGCTTGTTGGCCACCTCCAGAGGAGGGAGCTAGATGGAGACTTGGTTGGTCAAAGGAAGCCATTGATGACACTTATAAAAAAGTGTGGGAGCTGGAGATGGTGGCTGCTTTCATCCCTAGCAGTCCCCCTCTTCTCCCATTCAAGTCTTGTGTCTCTCTTCCACTCTTGCTCACCTTCCAGttgtctggttttttgtttgtttgggttttttttactaCTGATGAATGTTGAACCCTTATAACAGGAACTGGGGATAGAGAAGTGGAGGTTGGGCAGCAGCGAAGATAGAACAAAGGACTGGCAGACCCAGGGATAGGGAGAGGCTGGTTCTTCCAGCCTGGGCAGCAAGCATCACCCAAGACCTGCCTCCCATCTCAGGCACAAGGGCAAGTTGTGTCCCTGTGTAGATTCCTCACCTCCTTTGTTCTGAGGGGCTTGTGGTGGCCCTCTTGTGGTTCTCTGACTTCTTGATATTTCTCTAAGTTGCTTgagaaggactgggggcatgatttaagtggtagaacacctgtctagaagcatgaagccctgagttcaaaccctaggagcaccaaaagaaagataaaaaatgtgGACTCTTCAGCTGACTGAATTACCATCTCTTTGATGTCTGTCTTCCAAGGACCCCAGAGTGTTTCTGCAGCCTCTGGGTTGAGGGAAGGCACAGCATATAGTACTTGGTTCTGGATGACTGAAAGAGGGAGGAGGCACAGAGCCCCCGCAATCTGCCCATTAGTTCCCATGGAAGAGGCTTCCAGCCCGAGCGTTTCCCCTGCGTGATTTATGAGAGCAGCTGACCCAGGGACCAGTTGGGGCACAGAAATAGCTGCTAGCTGCTCTGTCACACTTCCCTTTCCTGACCCCTCCTCTCACAGCTATGCCGCGTGGTCCAGCAtaaccctttcttttcttttcagactTCTTATAACTTTTCTGAGCTGACATAACTCatttgaccatttggatttcttgaCCCCATGAAATTGAATTCCTTTTTAGGGTATAGTTTTAGGCAATGGGCCAGAAGGGAGCTGTTTCTGCTAATGGAGGGGAGGCAGCTTCTCAGGACACTCCCAAGTCACCCCCTGCACACAGCCCTGCACAGATGCCTAGTGAGAGCCTGACTGTTGGGACAGATGGGTGCATTTTCCAAAATGGGGACAAACTTAACACATGCAGTTCCCTTGCATGTGCAGTAAATATTGTGGGGAGGGGACTGTCTGCCCCTCATCCCTCCTAGTTTGCACACTTTGGATGCAGCTGTAAGCACCTCCTAGTGCTGTGGGTGCTTGGTTCCCGCATGGCCTGTGTGATCACAGGCGCCAAGGGTGAGGTCCTGCTCCTCCTCGGTTTTTTGGCTATTTCTGTGGCTTTTGTCTTATAACTACCCAACTTTACAAGCATGGACTTAGATTTCTCTTGCATATCTCTTTATTAAGAAACTaagtttaaaataactttaaaaaaaactagatGACAAATAATCTTTGgaagaaactttaaagaaaatctaAACCTTGAACTACAAATGCATCTTTCCTCACCAGATCATACCATCTTTTACCCCATGCTTGGCATTGACAGAGACCTTCGGTTTCTTGTTCCCAATGTGATGTCAGGgtctttctccctcccacccccatggcAGCTTCATTCTGAGCACTGCCTGTGGGGCCCCGGTTCTGGGACATGGGAGTCACTTCCCTGGAGTGTCTTTCTAAAGTTGGCACCAGAGCCAGAAACCTGCAGGTCTGCTCAGAAGCTTCTGTCCCTCCCCGCTTCTGGGAatagagaggagaaaagggaCAGGGCTCCCGTTTGGCAGACTCAACTGCCACTCCCTTTTTTCTCCAGGGCAGCTTTTTCTGTACATCACACTGCTTAGAGAGACATGCCACTTTTGGAGATCTGGCCCTTTCTTACAAGCCCTCTTCTCCATTTCCATCTAAATCCATACTCAGTAGAATATTGGATTGCCCGCTGACACAGAGTAGAATCTGGATCCAGGCCAAGTATGCCTCTGAATTGAAAGTTTAATGTGTTAACTTAGAAAATGAAATGGTGAACACAGCAGTTTCCATCACAAGGCCTGAGAGGCAAAGTAGAGTTGGGTAGGATCTAGAGGGAGGAACCTGGGGCCTGGGGTCCCCACACCCTATTTCCAAGCCCTGTGGCATCTGGCAACACTGTTTCATGCCCCTCTTTGCTCCCCTTCTCTGTTGTGAGCTTGAGCCAAGAGGAGCCGCAGGCCATTCAGACTAACTGCTCCCAGAAACCACCAAGGGCTCTGGCTTTGTGGGTAAGGGGTTGGCATCTTACAGATAGAACTTAATAAGCACGAATAATCTAAGGTTTGGAAGTTCTGTTAACTTGGTTGAGTCACAAATGTACACAAGAAGCTGACAAGTAGAGCCTAGAGGTGGCTTCAGTTTTCCTTGCACTGGGATCTCTAGTGCCCCAGGCCTGTTCTCGTTTTCCTCTCTCTTTGAAGAGTAGAATAAGTGGTTTCTTGATTCCTAAACAGCCTCATCACTAGAGAAGGAGCTAGAACAGAAGAACCAGAAAAGTCCTCTGATTCTCCTCTGTCTAGCCCCTACCCACAAATACAAAAGGATGAGCAGAGGGACAGGTGACTGCACTCAAACAGCACAGTGTCATGAATGTGAAGCTATTTGCCCTGACTGTTCCAGGTCCCATGGGCACATTTCAACTGGAATAGGAGTCAGGACAGCCCTAAATTCCCTTTAAATGGCGACCTACAGGCTTCTTTGGGGCCCCTAGGTCACAGTGCCTTCCACATGCAATTCTACTGTCCCAGCCTCCCTACCCGCTACAGAAAATGCTGTTGCGAAGCCAGGCAACTTTTCTCAGTTCCTCCTCACAACCAGAAAATGGCAGTGACCAGCTCCCACTGGAGCTTGTGGGAAGGGTGAGACCTGGAATGCTGGGCTGAGCTTAAAGGCAGACAGGGAGGTAGAATCACCAGAGCAGGTCATGCCTGCTTCCCGTGACCCTGCCCCTTGCGAGCAGGCCCTGCTGAAACAAGGCATCCTCCTTACATCCGGGGAGAAGGTTCAGCCGGCATGTTGCCTCTTTATCCCACTAACCCTAAAAACTCTGGTTACTGTGGCCCTTTACCCCAAATTGCGCCCAGTCGACAGGAAGAGAGTCATGGTGGGCCCTGCCTTGGAGCCTGGCAGGAAGAGCTTTCTGTCCTTGTTAACTTTCCTTAGCACCAGCCTGACTGACCAGGGTGGGTGTCACAGGGCCTCCCAAACCCAGCACCTTCTCCTTATCTGTGACGGTTGATCTGGAGTGTGGAATGCAGAGTTGTAAATCCACAAATGCTGCAGCCCATGCATTGTAACGTGTCCATTCCGACCTTCGTGACCTGAGTGCCCTGTGCGTGCACcctgtgcgtgcatgtgtgtaatGTAGTTTGTAGTTgcagatatatgtatataatagcTGACATATTTATATGTGAGTGCAGAATTAGTGCCTGTGgcagttttctgtattttaagtGTATTGAAtcaaacttgttttatttttagggaaGGGAGGGCGAGAGGGGAGTGTGGGAGCGTAGGAAGAACTCTTAGCAAAGTCATTCTTTAGAACTACTAGTTGTAATTTCCCAATGAGCCTTCATGATGCCCTTTGCAAATAAATGTTAATGTTGTCACCACATGGCTGTTTGATTTCTTTaaatggttttttgagataaaaacAGAATCTTAAAATACCAACAGTATACTGCTGACATTTAGCCACCCCCACCGACCACTTACCTGGCTCAGAGGAAAGGATGTGGGGGAGAAGATGCTACCAAGGCGGAAACCAGGACTCACCACATGGGAGCATCCTGAGGAAGGCCCAGCCCATTCTTCATTCTAACTCATTTCCTATAACCTACATTGGGAAGACTTTAAGAATATGTCTGATCCCCACACACCAGGACTTCCCAGGGTGCATTCTGTATTTTCTCGTGTCGTGAACTCCACAGCATCAAATGTAGGGGTGGTAACGTTAAGTGCCACACACAAATGTTTCTCATCTGGCTTTGATGCACACCATGCACTGATACGTGTAATACAACTGACAAGTATGTATAAATCCCTCATGAATCCTAAGTATGTGACTGCAAACCTGCAACCCCAGCATTCTGAAAACACCACAAGGAGGCAGAAGAAACACAACACCTGGCTTCTGCCCTTCAAAGCATGGTAGAGGACTAGATACATGCACACAGCAAGACGTGCCCAAGTGCAGAGGCGGCTCACTACAGCAGGCGTGGCTGGACAAGAGCACGACTTGCCCAATGGAGGTGGACTTGGCCTGGGTTGGTGTTAAAAAAGGCAGCATTTGGAATGGTGGGGGAAGGTGGGCATTCCAGACGgtagagaaggggagaggaacaGTGAGACCAGTAGGCATGAAGCAGAGCCTTCATCTGGAAACAGGTTCGTAAGGAGAGTGAGCCTGGTTGACTGTGCCCTACATGCCTTCCAAAGTAGTTTGCAAATGATGGAAAATTGTGGGGGGAGAGCACTGTTTTGGCTTGTGAGCCAAGGAACGTGGGAGAAACAAGCTTTTGTACACATTAATATCAGTAATTAGTGTATGATGGGCTGGAAAGGAGAGTAACTGGAGACCAGCTATGATAGTATGATAGAGAGACAGATGACTAAGAATGAAGAGAAAGGCTGATGTAGGGCAGTACAGGAGCTGGAACACAGGAAGGGGGACATCAAGGCTTGAGCCTGAGGGAACGAAGCATCTGTGGAGACTGTATTAACACAGACGTGTGCCTCCGTGGGCGTGTGTATATAAGAGCACGGGTGAGAATGTGTCTGTGACTAGCCAATTGGAACTGATAGCAATTCTCACACTTGACCCCTCCGTTATAAAAGGATAATCACACCCATTTTCTCCTTTAATCCTCACCATAGTCCTCATACAAGTGAGGAGTAGATGAACTAAATCTTGAGAGTTCAggacttgcctaaggtcacagagaaatggaaaagtgTGCCCACAGTGTCCTGCGAGACAGCCCAGGGAGGCTTCCCAGAGGCGGGCAGGCCTCAGAGGGGTGCCCGCTGGCTGAGACCCTGTGGTCACTCCCGTAGGCTTCCTGCCTTTTGGCACACCTACCTTAACAGTCTTTTTCACCCAATGGAGGAGTGGAAAATGTAGCCATCCTAGGGGCATCCAAACCACTTGGGTCTCCTGAAGACCCACGTATTGGGTGAAGGGGGTGGCTTCTTTCCACTCTAGCTAATGAAATACCACTTTGCCAACGGAAACAGCTATGTCCCCCCGTAATGCTGCTCTTGGCTGGTGGGAGTGTATTGTCCCTTTATCCACCCGGCCTACAGTCAAAGTCAGGGTCGGCTGTGAAATGGAAAAGGTTTTATTTCCTAACTACAGGCAGCTCTACAAGGCTGAGTGCCTGCGGCTACCTCGGCCCCCGCGCGCTGAGGTCGGCCACGCAGCGAGGGCCGTGGCCCTCACTGGCCCTTCCTGTGGGCGTTCTTGACGATGGCGTTCTTGAACAGCGTCACCAGCGGCGTCTGGCTCTTCTCCGCCGTCATGAAGCCGCCGTAGCGCTTGTCCTTGGGCGGGCTGCCCCAGCGGAAGTGCTCCATGCGGTAGGGCCCGTCGTCCTTCTTCTCGGCCTCGAGCTCTGGCTCCAGGCCGTACTCCACATCGGGGCCGTCGAGGCCGTCGGACGCCACCTCGGGCCGCCCTCCGGCCAGCTCCCTCTTGAACTCCAGAGGGAAGGCCTCGGCCGACTCGTCCTCGGCGCCATTGGGGTACACCTTCACGGGGCGCCACTTCTTGCCCACCGGCTTGCCCCAGCGGAAGTGCTCCATGGAGTAGGAGCGCTTGCCCTCACGCGGGCCGGGAGCGCCGCCATCGCCTCCGCCCAGTACCGCCGTCTCCTCCTCACGCTTCTGCCCGGCGCCGCCTCCGCTGCTGCCGTTCCGGCGGCCAAAGCGGTCCCAGCGGAAGTGGCCCATGACGTACTTCCGGGGGTTCTCGGCCAATGGCTGCTCGTCGCCGTTGCCTGGGAACACAGGCGTCTCGGCCGAGAGGTCGGCCTTGCAGGCCCGGATGCACTCCTGGAAAACAGCGCGAACCCATGAGACCGCCGTGCCCCGCACGTGGGCCGCGCGGTCCTCTAGGCTCTCGTGGACGTCTTCCTGCTCTCCTTGCACGTGCCCTCTGTTGTCCCTGCACCCTTGCATAATTCTGCCCGGCGACGACAGCAGAAACGCCATCCCGCTCGCTGGTTTACCTGGCCATCCTCCCATAGCTTTCGTGAGCGGTCTTACCATTACATGCCTCATGTCTGTGAATTGCTCCCCAAAAAGCAAAGAGGCGGTTCTTGTTGGCATTTAATACTGAGTAAATAGATACAATCCGGCTCACGTTTGGAAGAGAATTACAAGGGATAAACGTCTGGCTTTCTAGGCCCTGTATTTTCAACAATTCCCCAATTTTACCCCAGTGATCTGAAAACCTTCGTGTCCTACCCCAACCCTATCCTTGCACCATGTCTCAAAACTCTCTTGCTTCCACTGGgtcattttctctgcttcttatGAGTTTTCTGAACGGATCTCCTTGAGCCTTCTCCCATCAGTGTACTTTCGAACAAGATAGTTCATCTCCCTGTCACCTCATTTTGACTGAAAGGAGCGGGGAAGCCAAAGTTATTTCCACTGCACATGCCATGGAGCTGCTGTCTTTACTCCCTGATCCCAGAGGACTCCAGGGTGTTACATATTTGTTAGGAAATGAACCCATAGGCTGCAGCTTTGAGTTTTTCGGTTGCTTGGGAAtgacagagaagaaaacagaatacaCCCACTTACTCAAATTGGGAATTTTCTATTCTGGGAATTTAGAATTATAATAAGGCAGAATGTTAACAgcgaaaaataaaaacaatataatttaaGCTCCTCCTCCCTTGGATACATAATGAAACaggaggctcagagagatgaaaGGAACTGATCAAGGTCGCCCAGCTCACTAGTGACAGAAGGGCATGGTATCCTATGCACTGCCCCTGGTGAAGTCTCAACAGGACAGGCTGTGCAGTGAGTAGGTGTCTCAAGAATCTCTTGGATCTCTCTGCACTGGAACTCAGAATCCCTCAGGCTtctgatttctattttatattatacATGGGACCTGCTCTGTGACTTGAAAGAAGCCTCTCCCATCACCTAAACTCATTTCTCCACTGATAAAACACACAGAATGTAATGATGCATGTTCCACTCATTTGGCAGGTactaggcacacacacacatgcttatgcacgcacacacacacatacctgtgGTGACCTTGAAGGAgctccagccctggcaaaaagagCCTTTACGTGTTTCTGGAAAGGCTAAAAAGGAACTTAGCAAAAGGCCAGCCCTCCAGAAGAGGCACATTTGGTACCAGTTACTAAAAATAATGGTCcttttggggctggaggtgtagttaagtggtatagtgcttgcctattatgtgtgaggtcctggttcaatccccagtactgggggaaggGGGCCTTGATTTTTCCTACTCCCTAAAGAAATGTTTTTTAGAAATACCTATCTAGTTTTGCAATTGATATTCGATAAAAGGATAAGAAATATGGAGTAAAAGTGGTAAGTGATATGAGGCTATTTGAAAAGGGATAATTTGAGGTCTAAGAGGTTGAAAGTGGAGGACTAATTGAAGGAGCAATTATCATCGACATGTCACTACCTCTAAATGGTTTAAATGGATTGGAATCTCCTTAGAAGACAGGTGGGGAGTAAGAAAATCAAGCAGAAGCTGTGAACCAGATCCAtctctctgctcttttctcctctcATTGGCCAAATTCTGACTTCATGGCAAAGTTCTGCTCCTGCCCTGGGTTATCCCAATCCCCTTCCAAATGCCCCTTTCTTTTGAGATGTCTCAGCCCCAGTCCCATCTGATGCCCAAACCAAGTGGCATCCATGGCCCACATACCAGCAGGTTGCTTTCCGTGGTGAGGTCCTGACACTGGCTGCTCTCCAGGCACCAGCCACGCACTTCCATGGAGGCCTGAAGCAGCAAGACCAGCAGCAGGGCCCCTGAACGACTGCTGCACGACCTCGGCATCTTCCAGGTGTAGGCTGAGGCTCTGCAGAGGCAAACAAGATTGGTGGGACCCCTGCAAGTTGCAGAACAATGTTGGCCAGTCACCAGGAAGGACCGGGAGCCAACATTAACAACACCCACTGCGCAGTCCAAGGCTTTTTGAGGACAGAAGTAGAGCTGTGGAGAAGTGAGATAtgcaaggtggaggcaggaaggggGATAAGACGTGGGGAAACTATGGGAAATTTTCCCTCTATCTCCTGTTAAAACTAGACCCCTAAAGAGATCAGGGCTGGAAGCTGTTTGAGGGATCACTTGCTCCAGTCTCTCATTTGAGAGATGGGAAGATTGAAGCCCAAGAGAGATACTAACTTTCATATTCATGACCAGGTAAGGCTAAATTCTTCTGCTTCTAGCCTGttgctttcttatttctctgTCTGGACAAAGCTATAGTTCTCCAAATGCAAGGGAGTAACTTGAgagagacaaaggactgaaattcTCGCTCAGGATggtctttttccctcctcctccaccagAATCCTGTCGTTCCTCCAATACTCTATTTCCCATGAATATTAGATTCGCAAAAAGGCAAATAAAACTGGTCCATTTAGTCCAGATTTCAGGCAACTATTTGTCCTGTACACAAATCACTCAGGTGATATCATTTCCCAGACCCAATAACTTTagagagatttattttttgtgatgttgggaatcgaacccagggccttgatcatgttaggcaagcactctgctactgagctacatcccaagccttttaagagatttattttttaaagcagatcTCAATTCTCTTTAAACTGGCTCATCTTCTGACACATTACATGTCAGACCTCTTGTTCTCTGGATCTCACAAATAGCTGGACTTGTCAGAGgtgtca
Protein-coding sequences here:
- the Pomc gene encoding pro-opiomelanocortin, translating into MPRSCSSRSGALLLVLLLQASMEVRGWCLESSQCQDLTTESNLLECIRACKADLSAETPVFPGNGDEQPLAENPRKYVMGHFRWDRFGRRNGSSGGGAGQKREEETAVLGGGDGGAPGPREGKRSYSMEHFRWGKPVGKKWRPVKVYPNGAEDESAEAFPLEFKRELAGGRPEVASDGLDGPDVEYGLEPELEAEKKDDGPYRMEHFRWGSPPKDKRYGGFMTAEKSQTPLVTLFKNAIVKNAHRKGQ